aaggtgcgacgtgtagttacatttttcgaGAGGTGTGTGGGTATGTGACCGCACAAAGGTTGCACCCGACCATATCAGTTCGTAAAAACAGAAGTAAAAACAGCCTTAACAAAACGGGGTCACTtgactccacatgcggtaggaaaagtaattgaaaaaattgacctggaaaaattttatgaattattggttctgaatgtcgattttaattactttttgattaatcgcccatcCCTATTATGCATTCTAAACATTTAATACTAAAACATATCTTTTAGCATAAATTTAAATACACTCTTTTAGTCCCTCAGTACTTCAGTATGTTTAAATCTATTTATGTCAgtcatatttctttcttttttgtatgtttgtgtagtTATGATTCAGAGGACAGAGGCGGTGCTCTCGGTCCTGGGGGAGCTGCAGGAGGCCACGGAGTGTGTGGGTCTTGATGCCCTTACTAAAGTTGCAGTGGAGGTGGAGCAGGTCCTGGCCCCTTTCCAACTTCCTACAACACCCTGCTCTGAGATCTCCTCATGGCAGGGCATTGACGCAGTGGCTCACAGGCTTTACCCAGGAGATGCACCCACAGGTCTGCTGCCTCTGGTCTGCAAAGGAGAAGGAAACCTGCTGTTTGATGCAGCTAGCATGCTTCTGGTGGGCTCTACTAGTTTGAGTCTGGAGCTGCAGGTCAGGACGGTGGTGGAGATGCTGATTTGGAAGAGGTACTACCTGTGTGGAATGATCGACTCGAAAGTGATGCTGCAAGCTGCCAGATTTTCCCTGTGTGCTGAGGAATCTCAGGATATGCTCAATCTGCCCATTCAGGTGCTGGAGGCCATCTTCGATGCCGATGTCAAGGCCTCATGCTTTCACGGGTCATTTGCAAACATGTGGCATGTGTATGCTCTGGCCTCTGTCCTGCAGTGCAACATTTATTCGGTTTATCCCATGTACAATTTAAAGATTCGGCCCTATTTCAACAGGCTCATTCGTCCAAGGATATGGTCGAAAGATACAGAGCCGTTGACCCTTCACATCATGTGGTCTGGTGACCTAGAGGCAGGCTCCGTTTTCAAACCCCACAACTTTGTGGCCCTAATTCATGCAAGTGACCTCAAGATTGGGAGTCCCAATAGCGAGCAGCGTATGCCCTTGGTGAAGTCCCTGGAGCTTCAGAATCAAGATGCTCAGCTGTCTTACTCCAACCTCAAAGACAAGTTCAACATCACCAAAAGCACCTTTTACCGCTGGAAGAGGCAAAGCATCGAGTACCACAAGAAATCAGTGGCAAGGTATGAGGccaaacactttttcctgatgtCCTACAAACAAGGAAAGGTCATTCCCCTCAGCCAGTTTAAAGAACTTTTCCCAGAAATTCCAAGGTCCACGTACTACGCATGGAAGCAAGAGCTTGTTTCCTGTTGTAGCCTCTCAGGCGGCTCTACGGGGGAGTTGAGTCCTGGAGAGAGCACTGAACAAGACTACTGGTCCTCACCAGAAGTCAAGAAGACGCCAGGCCAAGGGAGCTTTGCTAACATGTTGGCATTCAAATATGAAAAACTGGAAGGAGAACGTACCCAAAATGTGACCTTAATGCAAGAGGCGAAGAAGAGTCTGCAGGACTGTATTGTTGCCAACACCTCGTTCCCTTACAGAATTTTCAAAAGAAAGTTTCCGGGCATCTCTAGATCCACATACTACAACTGGAGGAGGGAAGCCATGCTGTTTATGCCTTTCAAGGAGCACTCTGGTAGCAGTGAAGAAGGCTCGGATGCTGACAAATCCCAGAGTCCCAGAAGTCAAGTGTCCCCTGCTAAGTTTGACAGACAGAAATTGTCACCAAGAGTGAGGATCTCCAGACGCAAACACAGAAGCCTGAGGCTGGCGTACCACCACAGGAAAATGTTAAGGGAAGAAGCCAAAATGCACATTCGAAGGTCAAAGATGTCCTTCATCAAATTCAAGCTCAAGTTCCCTTCGGTTTCCTCCTCTTTCTACTGGCTCTGGAGAGCTTCTTTGAAAAGAAAACCTGAAAAGCCTGCTGTGATGTCTAACTCTGAGGAATCCAAGAGCTTGGCCGTTTTGCCAGACGTCTTCCAAAAGATAAAAACTCAAGGAATGTTTTCTTTTGATGGGAACATCGATTGCctgaatggacagacagaattCACAATGCCTGAGTACTCTCCGCCTGACCAGTCCAGTAATGACCATATGTTTGTAATGGATGTTGTGGCGCTGGCCAACTTCAAGGCCAAAGCAAAGCTGTTTTTGCAACAGCGCTTTGAAGAAAAGGCCTTTCCTACATTCAAAGAGTTCCGGTCCTACTTTCCTCTCACTCCTCGTTCCACCTACTACATGTGGAAAAGGGCTCTGCATCACGGGGTGCCTTTAATTCATGCCTGAATGCTTTCATCACCACTGTAAAATCCAGTTATTAAATCCATATTTGACACTACTAGTTTTTGTGGTTCACAATGCAATGTTTATTTGAATCTGactgtttctttttttcatcttttttttttgagtcacCTACATAATTGCAGTTCATGCATCTTAATTATCTGTCCCTTTCCTTTGTTTGACCACTTGGTTCTAGCTCAAGGACATTTGCGTGTGTGTGAAATCAGACAGTCTTTGTGTCCTCCTACAGTAAGTGCTGGTGGCCCCCAGGCAAAAGGCAGTTCAAAGACATTATCAGGTTTTCAAATGGCTCTCTTAGACCCCAACCCCCtgaatatttacaatttaaatgaacTTAAGCCAGAgcttttaacagatttttttttctttttttttctttaaatagttcttgttgttttattttattcacttttttagcTCAAACTATGGAATTTACAATTATGATCTTTTTCTTAATGTATAGTATTTTAATTCATACACTGGAGtgtcattatttcttttttatacatatatatttttatactgaCAATTGAATGTGATCTCTGATTGGGGCAACTTTAATATGGCCAATTTAAAATTGAATCCTCAAACTTGAATGATACAGAATTGCTGCTGTTTTGCACATTATTTTTAGCATGTTTCAATTcacatttcctttttttcttgcTGCTAAAGGTGTAAATATTTGCAATCCTGACattgtttaaatgtattgtaaAGTTATTGTTCAACTACCTAGCTGATTTTTCACTTTCACTGTTATGGTGTTCTGTAACTCAGTTTAATTTGTCCAAAAAATGATGAGTTTACAATGTGCTTCTTTTGGTGAATTTAATAAGCGCACCATTAACTTTGTTAATGTTATCATGTAAAGCATCTCATGTTTGAGGCCAGTTCCTCTGTGCAATAAAATCACTGTTCTCTTTAGGTGAGCGTTTATGGAATGCAATGAGCTTTAACCATCAAGTATTAACTTAAGTTGTTGATAATGAGCTTTTGAACTGAGAGTTGTACAATCgagaaataaatcatttattacaaCAGGATCATGGaggaagctgttttttttttaaacaatgttggCCTAGTTAAAAGTACatgtttgcatgcatgtttgaATAAATACCTTCATAATATCTGTATGAAATTTCTTATGGTGTGACTGgctcttaaatattttttaacaaggtTATAAATACTCTGAGTTGGGTTAGGgttagcaaacaaacaaacaaaacaaaaacctctTCTCGGTATTTAAGTCCAATAGATTAGTTGTTAGAGACAGATGCACTAGATGGCAGTGGTGAACTGCTTTAGGATCCTTTGTAATTTAGAGAGCATTCAGCTCCTTTCTGAGATTTTCCATGTTGTGTCTTGTATAGATCAATGGTTTTTACTCCTAATTCAATATAGACGTAGGCCCATCGATGTTGCTTGTTGACTACTTCAGTAGATTTTTTTGATGATTTTACAAATAGCCCATGAAGCAATgtcttaatattttttaataatgccATTTTATTTTAGTCATAGAATAGTATGCACtccattgtttttttaatttttttttattgacgcATTAATCAGACTTTTAGTTTGACATCACTTTTACGTCGCGGGGAAACCGAGCGATAATGAACTGATTGGAGTCGGAAGTTCAGCAGGTGGCTTGCCCATTGAGAAAggtaattgtttgttttattgtttgggGAAATTTAGcgaggttaaataaataaaaacgttaaTAAGTCCtcctgctgaaaaaaataaacagcttaaaccagcataggctagtcaaactggttttagctggtcattttctagcctgaccagctaagacctggctggaaatggccaaaacccctctaaaaccagtaaTGCTAAGCTGTCTTTTTCCCCAGCAAGGTCTGTTTAAAGcttaaagtctgtttaactggttTTCCGTCAAGGTGCAATTTTGTTGTCTGATCTGAACTTGTATGTTGCAAAGTGAAACACTTGTCAGTTGCAGTAAGCATAATTAAATTAGTTATGTTATTATGTTCACAGTGTTTAGTCCTTATAGATGAAATTACACGGTGTTTTAACCTTCAGTAGATTTGGTATTTTAATGCGCAAGGCTTCCAGTTTCATCTTGTTCCTTTTATTTTTAGCTGTAGAATATAGCTTGTTGCaattttttaatattgaaaactTATAGGGCTTATACTATGCTATCAGACTCTGACTTTTCACAGAAAATGGTTCACTATGTGTTGCAGAGAAGGTGGATGGATACAATTATAGTAAATGCACTTGTTTGCGGATTAGAAATAGATACATTCTTTCAGAATATTTGAATATCTTTTTTGGTTGTACTTTTAAAACTTTAAAGGTGCACTCAGTCTTTGTTTGTTAAAGCTTAGTTCCTGGTCATGCATGTAATTATTCCTCATAGTTACTCTGCGACTTTATAAGGTACAAAGCATAAAGGCCTCaatgtacttcaaatgaaatcaAAGAAAGCACTGGTGTGAAGTAATTTCCAACAAAATCTTAAACTTTAAAGAAAAGTTTAGGAAAAAAACATCTTCAAGCTAATATTGGTTTAAGGCGATTATGTAATAGGAAGCCTGGACTCTGGGTTCTTTTACTTTGATTTGAATTACTGCAAGTATTCATTTTTTCGTTATTGCATATATTCAGTCAAACACAACCTTTACTTCATTTgacttgtacttttattttactaCAGGCACCTGTCTCTCACCATGAGTATAACTCATGGAGCTTGGTATTTTTTAGTGCTACGGTTGTACAAATGGGTATTCTCTATCCTCTTCCTGCAATCTCTTGTCTACGTAAACATTCCTTGTTGCTGTAGCTTGCACTTGTTCCAGTCTGTTCAGTTCATGCAGTTTTTTCTTTGACTACCTTGCGAATAGACGTCCCCAAGGCATGGTTGGCATCTTGTTACTACAAAAATTAAATGTGCACGTTCAGCCTGTGCAGACAAAGGACAGAAATCCCATGGTGTTcctacagtacacacacatattacagtATTCATGTTCatacatatttgtattttaatctaAATACCACTGAGAACAAAATGAAGAACACAATTGaactttactgtatttttattactgccttaaaagtaaaaaaaaaaagtaaattgggATGCATAGGGACcaattaattttaaacaatacttttaggtagggatgtcccgatcaggttttttcgccctcgagtccgagtcatttgattgagtatctactgataccAAAACccaatctgatacttctataatacatacaaaaaataaagaagGGCGAAGAAACAGAtacaggatgttccttattttacatttaattcacctcattttaacattcaacaactctgttaacaaacagagcacttctgtgaggtagcttgaacaatcaagtaataaatagcatcaattctttatttttggactttagtgcagctgtaaatatataaaaaaatctaataca
Above is a genomic segment from Danio aesculapii chromosome 20, fDanAes4.1, whole genome shotgun sequence containing:
- the vrtn gene encoding vertnin; translation: MIQRTEAVLSVLGELQEATECVGLDALTKVAVEVEQVLAPFQLPTTPCSEISSWQGIDAVAHRLYPGDAPTGLLPLVCKGEGNLLFDAASMLLVGSTSLSLELQVRTVVEMLIWKRYYLCGMIDSKVMLQAARFSLCAEESQDMLNLPIQVLEAIFDADVKASCFHGSFANMWHVYALASVLQCNIYSVYPMYNLKIRPYFNRLIRPRIWSKDTEPLTLHIMWSGDLEAGSVFKPHNFVALIHASDLKIGSPNSEQRMPLVKSLELQNQDAQLSYSNLKDKFNITKSTFYRWKRQSIEYHKKSVARYEAKHFFLMSYKQGKVIPLSQFKELFPEIPRSTYYAWKQELVSCCSLSGGSTGELSPGESTEQDYWSSPEVKKTPGQGSFANMLAFKYEKLEGERTQNVTLMQEAKKSLQDCIVANTSFPYRIFKRKFPGISRSTYYNWRREAMLFMPFKEHSGSSEEGSDADKSQSPRSQVSPAKFDRQKLSPRVRISRRKHRSLRLAYHHRKMLREEAKMHIRRSKMSFIKFKLKFPSVSSSFYWLWRASLKRKPEKPAVMSNSEESKSLAVLPDVFQKIKTQGMFSFDGNIDCLNGQTEFTMPEYSPPDQSSNDHMFVMDVVALANFKAKAKLFLQQRFEEKAFPTFKEFRSYFPLTPRSTYYMWKRALHHGVPLIHA